One window from the genome of Candidatus Cloacimonas sp. encodes:
- the trmB gene encoding tRNA (guanosine(46)-N7)-methyltransferase TrmB: MISDRDFFVLSLQVNDQGKYQCLNPHNLFPKSNPLYLEIGCGKGEFISRYSILHPEYNFIGLESADKRINNTLKKLNPEQNSNVRLLRYYVDSSISQLFPAESVSGIFIQYPDPWPKRKHHRRRLIQQDFLSSLAIILKPMAQIQITTDNSDYATWIVEEFLAHPSFISVFENLLLNQSPFREHITTWYESEQRRQGFEPQYMLFKRI, translated from the coding sequence ATGATTTCTGACAGAGATTTCTTTGTCCTTTCGCTGCAGGTTAATGATCAGGGCAAATATCAATGCTTAAATCCTCATAACCTGTTTCCTAAGTCCAATCCTCTCTATTTGGAAATTGGATGTGGTAAAGGCGAATTTATTTCCCGCTATTCTATCTTACATCCGGAATATAATTTTATCGGTTTGGAATCCGCAGATAAAAGAATTAACAATACTTTGAAAAAATTGAACCCGGAGCAAAATTCCAATGTCCGTCTCTTGCGTTATTATGTAGATTCCTCAATTTCTCAGCTCTTTCCTGCAGAATCAGTTTCAGGTATTTTTATTCAATATCCCGATCCCTGGCCCAAAAGAAAACATCACCGTCGCCGCCTTATTCAACAGGATTTTTTAAGCTCTCTGGCAATCATCTTAAAGCCCATGGCACAGATACAAATTACTACCGATAATAGTGATTATGCCACTTGGATCGTGGAAGAATTTTTGGCTCATCCCAGTTTTATTTCTGTTTTTGAAAATCTATTACTTAATCAATCTCCCTTTAGGGAACATATTACCACTTGGTATGAATCCGAACAAAGGCGACAAGGTTTTGAACCCCAATATATGTTATTTAAACGAATTTAG
- a CDS encoding PASTA domain-containing protein, which produces MVPLQPNYNAGNKKNRVLAKQQTGTKRIGYIIGIGIGTIIVTAFIFSQVLFPLFLGRTPKVEVPSVTGMPLMQAKKILQEEKLHVIVQDSLFSDVAAAEVVLEQSPLAGEKLRQDGTVYLVISKGSSTVTLPSLIGKPFQEAFIVLRNLDLHCSVVDSTYSDIYPVNTVIRSIPSAGEKTLKKSTVKLILSKGSEPVPDTLNYNLPIYY; this is translated from the coding sequence ATGGTGCCTTTGCAGCCAAATTACAACGCAGGAAATAAGAAAAATCGCGTTTTAGCCAAACAGCAAACCGGAACTAAAAGGATCGGTTATATAATTGGTATCGGAATTGGAACAATAATTGTAACAGCATTTATATTCAGCCAAGTGCTCTTTCCGCTTTTTTTAGGTCGCACTCCTAAAGTGGAAGTTCCTTCGGTAACGGGAATGCCTCTTATGCAAGCAAAAAAGATATTGCAGGAAGAGAAATTGCATGTAATAGTTCAAGATTCTCTGTTCAGCGATGTGGCAGCTGCAGAAGTTGTTTTGGAACAAAGTCCCTTGGCAGGTGAGAAATTGAGACAGGATGGAACTGTTTATCTTGTTATCAGTAAGGGCTCATCTACAGTAACCCTGCCTTCGCTGATTGGCAAGCCCTTTCAAGAAGCGTTTATTGTTTTAAGGAATTTGGATTTGCACTGTAGTGTGGTGGATTCCACCTATTCGGATATCTATCCGGTGAATACTGTTATTCGCAGTATTCCTTCTGCCGGAGAGAAAACCTTGAAGAAATCTACAGTTAAATTAATCTTAAGTAAAGGATCGGAACCTGTTCCAGATACTCTAAATTATAATTTACCAATATATTATTAA
- a CDS encoding S24 family peptidase: AAEWHLELILQPCGYSQCQSYCMETMMNKPTIGQRLSLVIKAMRLKDYQFANKYGISRASLSRYKLNERYPDPEFLESLSKDQINLHWLFTGNGSMYAKDEFQELIQSNQTPIMQTNTDNSTPSIVSPILHPITDQDFDPARSITFPIVGEIAAGPPMEIKDEWSQMGQIQLPVSFLPGNPKQYTVFQVNGQSMEPVIQHQDIVVIKSDLSWENADGKIAVVRTDDGLTIKKVQIDHHRQQIILQPFNIDYPVLVLDSDWNYGAFLIGTIALQLRFF, encoded by the coding sequence TGCAGCAGAATGGCATCTGGAACTAATCTTGCAGCCATGCGGATATAGTCAATGCCAAAGTTACTGTATGGAGACCATGATGAATAAACCGACTATCGGACAACGCCTTAGCTTGGTAATTAAGGCAATGCGACTCAAGGATTACCAGTTTGCCAATAAGTATGGCATCTCCCGTGCCTCGCTTTCTCGCTACAAACTGAACGAGAGATACCCTGATCCAGAGTTCTTGGAATCCCTCTCCAAAGATCAGATCAACCTCCACTGGCTCTTTACGGGAAACGGCTCCATGTATGCCAAAGACGAGTTTCAAGAGCTCATCCAGTCCAATCAGACGCCCATTATGCAAACCAATACAGATAACTCAACCCCTTCAATAGTATCTCCAATCCTGCATCCAATAACCGATCAGGACTTCGATCCAGCTAGATCTATCACCTTTCCCATAGTGGGTGAGATAGCTGCCGGACCTCCCATGGAGATCAAGGACGAGTGGAGTCAGATGGGTCAGATTCAGTTGCCAGTCTCATTCCTGCCCGGCAACCCCAAGCAATATACTGTCTTTCAAGTAAATGGACAGAGCATGGAGCCTGTGATCCAGCATCAGGACATCGTGGTCATCAAGAGCGATCTAAGCTGGGAAAATGCCGATGGCAAAATTGCAGTTGTAAGGACTGACGATGGTCTCACCATCAAGAAGGTGCAGATCGACCACCACAGGCAACAGATTATCCTCCAACCATTTAATATAGACTACCCGGTTCTTGTTTTAGACTCAGATTGGAATTACGGAGCTTTCCTGATCGGCACAATCGCACTCCAATTGCGCTTTTTCTAA
- a CDS encoding glycosyl transferase, which translates to MLFLEGFGGIADEMKILLITYYFPPCGGAAVQRWLRFIRILTKKGVQLKVITTLDGDYPYRDESLLSEIPPSVQVYRSKPFSFSKLWSFLGQKELPYGSLQNKENDSILKKILYWLRLNFIVPDMRIGWNPAAYISALRVLRQDKFDYIITTGPPHSTHLVGWKLKKRYGIQWRTDFRDPMAEIYYLKLNPPCRFTMALHRYLEKKIIQSADLNYIVSEGIASALPAGKQEVLYNGFDPEDFADISYQRKDIFRVKYVGQLTAGQDASPLLIALSRLQLPLLKFILIGTRDFPATAFPVQKIPFLPHKEALRELVNAELLVLFINNYEGNEGMLTTKLFEYIGARTPILCISEPKGEAYKLICQTESGFVSNNPEAIADYISSLYNRFLKGENLRTKGDISFLEVNNQVQTLLSPIR; encoded by the coding sequence ATGTTATTCCTGGAAGGGTTTGGCGGAATTGCTGATGAAATGAAAATTTTACTTATTACCTATTACTTTCCTCCTTGCGGAGGGGCAGCTGTTCAAAGATGGCTGCGTTTTATTCGTATTCTTACCAAAAAAGGGGTGCAATTAAAGGTAATAACTACTCTGGATGGAGATTATCCTTATCGGGATGAGAGCTTGCTGTCTGAAATACCTCCTTCCGTTCAGGTTTACCGCAGTAAGCCCTTTAGCTTTAGTAAATTGTGGAGTTTTCTGGGACAAAAGGAATTACCTTACGGCTCTCTTCAAAATAAAGAAAACGATAGCATACTAAAGAAAATTCTGTATTGGCTGCGTTTGAACTTCATTGTTCCCGATATGCGTATTGGTTGGAATCCCGCAGCTTATATAAGTGCCCTTAGGGTGTTACGCCAGGATAAATTTGATTATATAATTACCACCGGTCCTCCCCATTCCACGCATCTTGTGGGGTGGAAACTAAAAAAACGCTATGGCATTCAGTGGAGAACGGATTTTCGTGACCCGATGGCAGAAATATATTATCTGAAACTAAATCCGCCCTGCCGTTTCACTATGGCTTTGCATCGGTATCTGGAAAAGAAGATTATCCAGAGTGCAGACCTGAATTATATTGTAAGTGAAGGCATTGCCTCTGCCCTACCGGCAGGAAAACAAGAAGTTCTCTATAATGGCTTTGACCCTGAGGACTTTGCAGATATAAGCTATCAAAGGAAAGACATATTTCGGGTTAAATATGTAGGTCAACTTACCGCCGGACAAGATGCCAGTCCTTTGCTGATAGCACTTTCCCGGTTGCAATTACCCTTGCTAAAATTCATTCTTATCGGTACCAGAGATTTTCCTGCAACTGCTTTCCCCGTTCAGAAAATACCTTTTTTACCACATAAAGAAGCACTCCGAGAATTGGTGAACGCTGAGCTTTTAGTGTTGTTTATCAATAATTACGAAGGCAACGAAGGTATGCTAACTACCAAACTCTTTGAATATATTGGTGCGCGCACACCTATTCTATGTATTTCAGAGCCCAAGGGAGAGGCATATAAACTAATTTGCCAAACAGAAAGCGGATTTGTAAGTAATAACCCGGAAGCAATAGCAGATTACATTAGCAGCTTATATAACAGGTTTCTGAAGGGAGAAAATTTACGCACCAAGGGGGATATCTCTTTTTTAGAGGTTAACAATCAGGTGCAAACTTTGCTTTCTCCAATAAGATAA
- the queC gene encoding 7-cyano-7-deazaguanine synthase QueC — protein MARSIVLLSGGMDSLVTAAYAVAEGDNVYFLHFNYGQLTEKKELSCFSKLVDYYQPVQAKTINYPWLKEIGGSALTNGNLSVPTGEIAANKIPCTYVPFRNAIFLSAAVAWAEVINATKIYIGAVEEDSSGYPDCREVFFKAFAKVIATGTKGEIPIAIITPVLHHSKAEIVQLGTELKAPFHLSWSCYTDNDIACGVCESCLLRKKAFQQAGISDPIPYRN, from the coding sequence ATGGCTCGGTCAATTGTCTTATTAAGCGGAGGAATGGATTCTTTGGTTACAGCTGCTTATGCAGTTGCCGAAGGTGATAATGTCTATTTTCTGCATTTTAATTACGGTCAGCTAACCGAAAAGAAGGAACTATCTTGTTTTTCAAAGCTGGTAGATTACTATCAACCTGTGCAAGCTAAAACAATTAACTATCCCTGGTTAAAGGAAATTGGCGGCTCTGCTTTAACTAATGGCAATCTGTCTGTTCCTACCGGTGAAATTGCAGCTAACAAGATTCCCTGCACCTATGTTCCTTTTCGTAATGCTATTTTTCTTAGTGCTGCAGTTGCCTGGGCAGAAGTGATAAATGCTACAAAGATATATATTGGAGCAGTGGAAGAAGATAGTTCCGGTTATCCTGATTGCCGGGAGGTTTTTTTTAAGGCATTTGCGAAAGTGATTGCTACCGGAACAAAAGGCGAAATTCCGATAGCTATAATAACCCCCGTTTTGCATCATAGCAAGGCAGAAATTGTGCAGTTGGGAACTGAACTGAAAGCTCCTTTTCATCTATCCTGGAGCTGCTATACTGATAATGATATTGCCTGCGGTGTTTGCGAAAGCTGTCTCTTGCGTAAAAAGGCATTTCAACAGGCAGGAATAAGCGATCCTATTCCCTATCGTAACTAA
- the dusB gene encoding tRNA dihydrouridine synthase DusB, translating into MTLNLFTQPLLFLAPLAGYTDSAFRQICKNWGAEVLCSEMVSADGLIRDSAKTLQYVDFEETEHPFGIQIFGSKPLVMAKAAAALIPYKPDFIDINMGCPVKKVVRKGAGSALMQTPALASQIVMETKIALQGIIPLSVKFRSGWDFQNQNYLDFGLLLQDSGADFLCLHPRTAHQMYSGSSNWEQIAILKQKVQIPVIGNGDIKSPEDALQMLTETKCNGIMIGRAALGKPWLFAQCRELISKGTYHPVTRQEIVKTIFNHIDKALLYKPEKVVVRELRSRLCFYTKGILGSSELRNKINHTDSITELKAIIQSGFSLL; encoded by the coding sequence ATGACCCTTAACCTATTTACCCAACCCCTTCTTTTTTTAGCTCCTCTGGCTGGTTACACCGATTCTGCCTTCCGCCAAATATGTAAAAACTGGGGAGCAGAAGTTTTATGTAGCGAAATGGTCAGCGCTGATGGTTTGATAAGGGATTCCGCCAAAACTTTGCAATATGTTGATTTTGAAGAAACCGAACACCCTTTTGGCATTCAAATCTTTGGCAGTAAACCTTTAGTTATGGCAAAAGCCGCTGCTGCATTAATACCTTATAAGCCGGATTTCATTGATATCAATATGGGCTGCCCTGTAAAAAAAGTTGTTCGTAAAGGAGCAGGTTCTGCTTTGATGCAAACCCCTGCTCTGGCATCACAAATTGTTATGGAAACAAAAATCGCGCTGCAAGGTATTATCCCTCTTAGCGTTAAATTCCGTAGCGGATGGGATTTTCAAAATCAGAACTACCTGGATTTTGGTTTGCTGCTGCAAGATAGCGGAGCTGATTTTCTTTGCCTGCATCCCCGAACAGCGCATCAAATGTATTCTGGTTCAAGTAATTGGGAACAAATTGCAATCCTGAAACAAAAGGTGCAAATTCCAGTAATCGGAAATGGCGATATCAAGTCCCCGGAAGATGCTTTACAAATGCTAACTGAAACAAAATGCAACGGAATAATGATTGGTAGAGCTGCCTTAGGAAAGCCCTGGCTTTTTGCTCAATGCCGAGAACTGATTTCTAAAGGAACCTATCATCCCGTTACCCGACAAGAAATCGTCAAAACCATTTTTAACCACATAGATAAAGCTTTGCTCTATAAACCGGAAAAGGTTGTTGTGCGCGAATTGCGTTCCCGGCTTTGTTTTTACACCAAAGGAATTTTAGGAAGTTCAGAATTGCGCAATAAAATCAATCATACCGATAGTATCACAGAACTGAAGGCAATTATTCAATCAGGTTTTTCTCTGCTATAA
- a CDS encoding asparaginase: MSKNILIILTGGTISMKATDPAGVIPSPEFGNFLRQFPQLDSVANVEVMDYLNIPSPYMTPEMMFELAELIDLKIIDYDGVVVTHGTDTLEESAFLCDLVLTTRKPVIFTAAMRSGNEIGLDGPRNIIGSVRVASHPESMDKGVLVVMNDEIHTARDVVKADTGKLDAFVSPGYGPIGYVDPDTIIYHRVSLYRENVWTEQLDTRVELIKAVAGMDGKFIRCCLEKGVKAIVIEAFGRGNLPNTIIPDLEAAIAKNVLVVITSRTYTGRVLPEYGYEGGGKHLESIGCILAGDMKGVKARLKLMALFGKYQDCDIVKRFFKQSLL, encoded by the coding sequence ATGAGTAAAAACATCCTTATTATTCTTACCGGCGGCACAATTTCAATGAAGGCAACTGACCCTGCCGGAGTTATTCCCAGCCCCGAATTTGGTAATTTCCTGAGGCAGTTTCCTCAGCTTGATAGTGTTGCCAATGTAGAAGTGATGGACTATTTAAATATCCCCAGTCCCTATATGACACCTGAAATGATGTTTGAACTGGCTGAATTGATAGACCTGAAAATAATTGATTATGATGGCGTTGTTGTCACTCACGGAACGGACACTTTGGAAGAATCCGCTTTCTTATGTGATTTGGTTTTAACTACCCGCAAACCCGTTATTTTTACTGCGGCAATGCGTTCCGGCAACGAAATCGGTTTGGACGGTCCACGGAATATAATTGGCAGCGTTCGCGTTGCCAGTCATCCGGAATCTATGGATAAAGGCGTTCTGGTTGTGATGAATGATGAGATTCACACAGCTCGCGATGTGGTAAAAGCCGATACCGGCAAACTTGATGCCTTTGTTTCTCCCGGATATGGTCCTATCGGTTATGTTGACCCCGATACCATTATTTATCATCGGGTTTCGCTATATCGGGAAAATGTTTGGACGGAACAATTGGATACCAGAGTAGAATTGATTAAAGCCGTAGCCGGAATGGATGGTAAATTTATTCGCTGTTGCCTGGAAAAAGGAGTGAAAGCAATTGTTATTGAAGCATTCGGACGCGGCAATTTACCGAATACAATTATTCCTGATCTTGAAGCAGCAATCGCTAAGAATGTATTGGTGGTAATAACTTCCAGAACCTATACCGGAAGAGTTTTGCCTGAATACGGTTATGAAGGTGGAGGAAAGCATCTGGAATCAATTGGTTGCATTCTTGCAGGAGATATGAAAGGTGTTAAAGCCCGACTGAAATTGATGGCTCTTTTTGGAAAATATCAGGATTGCGATATAGTGAAGCGCTTTTTTAAACAGAGTTTACTATGA
- the ftsY gene encoding signal recognition particle-docking protein FtsY — protein MLNIMKNLKEKLSKANSSFIGKISETVKKRKVIDDEMFNEIEEILLRCDTGIEMTDIILTRFKEQLKKDKVNDPEIAQIYLTDVMRDILLAENEDAPDFFTVPDIKPYIIVFAGVNGTGKTTTIGKVAYKFSKMGKKVLIVAGDTFRAAAIEQIAIWADRAGVSIVRSQPDSDPAAIIYDGVNSALARGYDIVLIDTAGRQHTKENLMKELSKIDRTIKKLVSDAPHETILVVDATTGQNAVSQANNFDKAIKLTGIALTKYDGTSKGGIIFNLKHNLKLPVKLLGVGEGIEDLMPFKAVPFVKAFFEE, from the coding sequence ATGCTAAACATAATGAAAAACCTGAAAGAAAAACTCTCTAAAGCCAATAGCAGTTTTATCGGGAAAATATCGGAGACAGTTAAAAAACGCAAAGTAATTGATGACGAAATGTTTAATGAAATAGAAGAAATTTTGCTTCGCTGCGATACCGGAATTGAAATGACGGATATCATTCTTACGCGCTTTAAAGAACAATTGAAAAAGGATAAAGTTAACGACCCGGAAATTGCACAAATATACTTAACCGATGTAATGAGAGATATTTTACTCGCCGAGAATGAGGACGCTCCCGATTTCTTTACTGTTCCTGATATTAAACCTTATATCATTGTTTTTGCAGGGGTGAATGGAACAGGAAAAACCACAACCATCGGGAAAGTTGCATATAAATTTTCGAAAATGGGGAAAAAGGTCTTAATTGTGGCTGGAGATACTTTTCGGGCTGCCGCTATTGAACAAATAGCTATTTGGGCTGATCGCGCCGGAGTTTCCATCGTTCGTTCTCAACCGGATAGCGATCCGGCAGCGATTATTTATGATGGAGTAAATTCAGCTCTGGCTCGTGGTTATGACATTGTTTTAATTGATACAGCAGGCAGGCAGCATACTAAAGAGAACTTGATGAAAGAACTTAGTAAAATTGATAGAACTATCAAGAAACTTGTTTCCGATGCACCTCACGAAACGATTTTAGTAGTGGATGCCACAACAGGACAAAATGCCGTTTCCCAGGCAAATAATTTTGACAAAGCAATAAAATTAACCGGAATTGCTCTTACCAAATATGATGGAACTTCCAAAGGGGGAATTATCTTTAATCTGAAACATAACTTGAAATTACCGGTCAAACTTTTAGGCGTGGGTGAAGGCATAGAGGATTTGATGCCTTTTAAAGCAGTGCCTTTTGTGAAAGCGTTTTTTGAAGAATAG
- a CDS encoding HD domain-containing phosphohydrolase: MNYIFSSNYQINKMLNNVVESITNLAEEQLLHIQRLTRIGESLSSETDLDKIFDMILEEGISFTRADAATIYMVNQDATQLHFEIVYNATLNLRKGGTRGPVNWKSIDLYDEEHKPVDNKIVTNVYHHKQGLYFDDVYEAEGYDVSGTIKTDKENNYRCKSMLTIPLKNHEDTVLGVIQFINAMDTEGNIISFTDEHKAMLSSLASQAAIALSNKKLIESLEELLNQFIRSIAGAIERKSKYSSNHITRVALLTEMLANKINEAGDNYFQGRKFSENELKEISMAGWMHDVGKIVTPEAIMDKSTKLETICDRIELIKLRLEKMELLLKYLQTQLTEYNFAAFVHNNIDSEMEPADFKNYFADIINFLVKLNEGKEFVDQADLIRVEKISNINFEYEGNHYFVFTENEKKNMMIPGRGTLTTEEMKIMQDHVAITWEMLSKLSFPKKYENVAFYASTHHEALNGKGYPNGYKAENLPLQSRILAVADIFEALTATDRPYKPAKTLSESLTIMGFMVKDGHLDKNLVDFFMDSGLYKEYAERYMDKKYIDEVNIESIKAKYANK; encoded by the coding sequence ATGAATTACATTTTCAGCTCCAATTATCAAATCAACAAAATGCTCAATAATGTGGTAGAAAGTATCACAAACCTGGCGGAAGAACAATTATTGCATATTCAACGCTTAACCCGTATAGGCGAATCCCTTTCTTCAGAGACAGACCTGGATAAAATCTTTGATATGATTCTGGAAGAGGGAATTTCCTTTACCCGAGCAGATGCTGCTACTATTTATATGGTTAATCAGGATGCAACCCAGCTTCATTTTGAAATTGTTTATAATGCAACTTTAAACTTGCGCAAGGGAGGAACTCGGGGACCCGTAAACTGGAAAAGTATTGACCTTTACGATGAAGAACACAAACCGGTAGATAACAAAATTGTTACTAATGTCTATCATCACAAACAGGGTTTATATTTTGACGATGTTTATGAAGCTGAAGGTTATGATGTTAGCGGCACTATTAAAACCGATAAAGAAAATAACTACCGCTGCAAATCTATGCTGACTATACCTTTAAAAAACCATGAAGATACTGTTTTAGGCGTGATTCAATTTATCAATGCTATGGATACGGAAGGAAACATTATTTCTTTTACCGATGAGCATAAGGCAATGCTTTCTTCCCTTGCTTCTCAAGCAGCAATCGCCCTATCCAATAAGAAACTGATTGAAAGCTTGGAAGAACTATTGAATCAATTTATTCGTTCTATTGCCGGTGCTATTGAAAGAAAATCCAAATATTCTTCCAATCATATTACCCGGGTAGCTTTGCTAACTGAAATGCTGGCTAATAAAATCAATGAAGCCGGGGACAATTATTTTCAGGGACGCAAATTCAGTGAAAACGAACTGAAAGAGATTTCTATGGCTGGTTGGATGCACGATGTAGGTAAAATTGTTACCCCTGAAGCAATTATGGATAAAAGCACAAAACTGGAAACAATTTGCGACCGCATTGAACTGATAAAATTGCGTTTGGAAAAAATGGAATTATTGCTTAAATACCTGCAAACCCAATTAACCGAATATAACTTTGCTGCATTTGTGCACAATAATATAGACAGTGAAATGGAACCTGCAGATTTTAAGAACTATTTCGCTGATATTATCAATTTCCTGGTTAAACTGAACGAAGGAAAAGAATTTGTGGACCAGGCAGACCTGATACGGGTAGAAAAAATCAGTAACATTAACTTTGAATACGAAGGAAATCATTACTTCGTATTTACCGAAAATGAAAAGAAAAATATGATGATTCCAGGCAGAGGAACTTTAACCACTGAAGAAATGAAAATTATGCAAGACCATGTTGCTATCACCTGGGAAATGCTTTCCAAACTTTCGTTCCCCAAAAAGTATGAAAATGTAGCTTTCTATGCTTCTACCCATCATGAAGCCCTTAATGGAAAGGGCTATCCCAATGGTTACAAAGCGGAAAATTTACCGTTACAATCACGCATTTTGGCTGTAGCAGATATTTTTGAGGCATTAACCGCTACTGACAGACCCTATAAACCGGCTAAAACCTTAAGCGAATCCTTAACTATTATGGGCTTTATGGTTAAAGACGGTCATCTGGATAAAAATCTGGTTGATTTCTTTATGGATAGCGGACTTTATAAAGAATATGCTGAACGCTATATGGATAAGAAATATATTGATGAGGTTAATATTGAATCCATTAAAGCTAAATACGCCAATAAATGA
- a CDS encoding glycosyltransferase family 4 protein codes for MKIAMLGPAPPFRGGISLFAISLARAYKDLGHTVEFFNFKQQYPQLLFPGKGQYDKALSPNEFVNHRTLVPWLPKTWKETVHQIKLYMPEIIIVSWFLPYFAPAYGYILRHLSNTKIIILAHNITSHESWFGEKQFLQYVFKPATKIVTLSKATLDELHHKLPLYISKKGVLGYHPCYDMYNDFSTNSRKENTLLFFGLIKPYKGLDVLLQALPEVINSFPDVKLIIAGEVYGKSSIYTELIQKLGLENNVDCHFHYISDPEISHFYNSSCLCVLPYKSASQSGVIATSYSFGVPVLASNVGGLGEYVIEGKTGYLVPPDNPSALAEAIINHLQNKPDMNQAIDEYTKCYSWKGLAELLMK; via the coding sequence ATGAAAATTGCTATGTTGGGTCCCGCTCCACCCTTCAGAGGGGGAATTTCCCTTTTTGCCATCTCGCTTGCCAGAGCTTATAAGGATTTGGGGCATACAGTAGAGTTCTTTAATTTTAAACAGCAATATCCGCAGTTGCTTTTTCCGGGCAAAGGACAGTATGACAAGGCACTTTCCCCAAATGAATTTGTCAATCACCGAACCCTGGTTCCCTGGCTGCCCAAGACCTGGAAAGAAACCGTCCACCAAATAAAGCTATACATGCCGGAAATAATCATCGTTTCGTGGTTTTTACCTTATTTTGCTCCGGCATACGGATATATTTTAAGACATCTGTCAAATACAAAAATAATAATTCTGGCACATAATATTACCTCCCACGAAAGTTGGTTCGGCGAAAAACAATTCCTGCAATATGTTTTTAAGCCCGCAACTAAAATAGTTACCCTAAGTAAAGCTACCCTTGATGAATTGCATCATAAATTACCGCTTTATATCTCTAAAAAAGGGGTGTTGGGTTATCATCCCTGCTACGATATGTATAATGACTTTTCCACCAATTCCCGGAAAGAAAATACCCTACTTTTTTTCGGTTTGATAAAACCCTATAAAGGTCTGGATGTTTTGCTGCAGGCATTGCCGGAAGTGATAAATTCTTTTCCCGATGTTAAATTAATTATAGCTGGCGAGGTGTATGGTAAAAGCTCTATCTATACTGAACTGATTCAAAAATTGGGACTTGAGAATAATGTGGATTGCCATTTCCATTATATCAGCGACCCTGAGATTTCGCATTTTTATAATAGCTCCTGTTTGTGTGTTTTACCTTATAAAAGTGCTTCTCAAAGCGGAGTGATAGCTACTTCCTATAGTTTTGGAGTTCCTGTTTTAGCAAGTAATGTAGGTGGCTTGGGAGAGTATGTTATTGAAGGTAAAACCGGTTATCTTGTTCCTCCTGATAATCCTTCCGCTCTGGCTGAGGCAATAATTAATCACTTACAAAATAAGCCGGATATGAACCAGGCAATTGATGAATACACAAAATGTTATTCCTGGAAGGGTTTGGCGGAATTGCTGATGAAATGA